A single window of Crassostrea angulata isolate pt1a10 chromosome 8, ASM2561291v2, whole genome shotgun sequence DNA harbors:
- the LOC128161515 gene encoding S-crystallin SL11-like isoform X3, giving the protein MPAYKLMYFDTKGRAEVIRLAFVVAGQSFEDKRFPMEEWQTVKPTIPQKQLPCLQVDGRLIPQSGAIMRYVAREFGLYGDNNDDNTRVDVIIGTAEDFLKNAFALRYEKDETKRAELKKDLEENKLPQFFSLLEDILKENNGGDGFFVGEKISLADIMIYDITDQVGAAAKLPAFPPKLGGLIERVKNHPKIKEYLAKRGD; this is encoded by the exons ATGCCAGCATACAAGTTGATGTACTTTGACACTAAGGGGAGAGCCGAGGTCATCCGATTGGCCTTTGTGGTAGCTGGACAGTCGTTTGAGGATAAGAGATTTCCAATGGAAGAATGGCAAACCGTGAAACCGA CAATACCACAAAAGCAGTTGCCGTGTCTTCAGGTAGATGGTCGCCTTATCCCTCAGTCTGGAGCAATCATGAGATATGTTGCCAGGGAATttg GGTTGTACGGGGACAATAATGACGACAACACCCGTGTTGACGTCATCATTGGAACCGCCGAAGATTTTTTGAAGAACGCCTTTGCACTTAGATATGAAAAAGACGAAACCAAAAGGGCAGAGTTAAAGAAAGATCTGGAAGAAAACAAGCTTCCTCAGTTTTTCAGCCTGTTGGAGgacattttaaaggaaaataatgGCGGGGATGGTTTTTTTGTTGGTGAAAAG ATATCGTTAGCGGACATCATGATTTATGACATTACTGACCAGGTCGGCGCTGCAGCAAAACTTCCGGCTTTCCCACCAAAACTGGGAGGGCTGATCGAGAGAGTGAAGAATCATCCCAAGATAAAGGAATATCTAGCTAAAAGAGGAGATTGA
- the LOC128161515 gene encoding S-crystallin SL11-like isoform X2, which yields MPAYKLMYFDTKGRAEVIRLAFVVAGQSFEDKRFPMEEWQTVKPTMPQKQLPCLQVDGRLIPQSGAIMRYVAREFGLYGDNNDENTRVDVIIGTAEDFLKSAIAIHYEKDETKKAELKKDLEENKIPQFFSLLEDILKENNDGDGFFVGKKISLADILIYDITDQVGATAKLPAFPPKLGGLIERVKNYPKIKEYLAKRGK from the exons ATGCCAGCATACAAGTTGATGTACTTTGACACTAAGGGGAGAGCCGAGGTCATCCGATTGGCCTTTGTGGTAGCTGGACAGTCGTTTGAGGATAAGAGATTTCCAATGGAAGAATGGCAAACCGTGAAACCGA CAATGCCACAAAAGCAGTTGCCGTGTCTTCAGGTAGATGGTCGTCTTATCCCTCAGTCCGGAGCTATCATGAGATATGTAGCCAGGGAATTTG GGTTGTACGGGGACAATAATGACGAAAACACTCGTGTTGACGTCATCATAGGAACCGCCGAAGACTTTTTGAAGAGCGCCATTGCAATTCATTATGAAAAAGACGAAACCAAAAAAGCAGAACTAAAGAAAGATCTGGAAGAAAACAAGATTCCTCAGTTTTTCAGCTTGTTGGAAgacattttaaaggaaaataatgACGGGGATGGTTTTTTTGTTGGTAAAAAG ATATCGTTAGCGGACATTTTGATTTATGACATCACTGACCAGGTCGGCGCTACTGCGAAACTTCCGGCTTTCCCACCAAAACTGGGAGGGCTGATCGAGAGAGTGAAGAACTATCCCAAGATAAAGGAATATCTAGCTAAAAGAGGAAAGTGA
- the LOC128161515 gene encoding S-crystallin SL11-like isoform X1, with the protein MPAYKLMYFDTKGRAEVIRLAFAAAGQSFEDKRFPLSMEEWQAVKPTIPQKQLPCLQVDGRLIPQSGAIMRYVAREFGLYGDNNDDNTRVDVIIGTAEDFLKNAFALRYEKDETKRAELKKDLEENKLPQFFSLLEDILKENNGGDGFFVGEKISLADIMIYDITDQVGAAAKLPAFPPKLGGLIERVKNHPKIKEYLAKRGD; encoded by the exons ATGCCGGCATACAAGTTGATGTACTTTGACACTAAGGGGAGAGCCGAGGTCATCCGATTGGCCTTTGCGGCCGCTGGACAGTCATTTGAGGATAAAAGATTTCCACTTTCAATGGAAGAATGGCAAGCTGTGAAACCGA CAATACCACAAAAGCAGTTGCCGTGTCTTCAGGTAGATGGTCGCCTTATCCCTCAGTCTGGAGCAATCATGAGATATGTTGCCAGGGAATttg GGTTGTACGGGGACAATAATGACGACAACACCCGTGTTGACGTCATCATTGGAACCGCCGAAGATTTTTTGAAGAACGCCTTTGCACTTAGATATGAAAAAGACGAAACCAAAAGGGCAGAGTTAAAGAAAGATCTGGAAGAAAACAAGCTTCCTCAGTTTTTCAGCCTGTTGGAGgacattttaaaggaaaataatgGCGGGGATGGTTTTTTTGTTGGTGAAAAG ATATCGTTAGCGGACATCATGATTTATGACATTACTGACCAGGTCGGCGCTGCAGCAAAACTTCCGGCTTTCCCACCAAAACTGGGAGGGCTGATCGAGAGAGTGAAGAATCATCCCAAGATAAAGGAATATCTAGCTAAAAGAGGAGATTGA